One genomic window of Thalassolituus hydrocarboniclasticus includes the following:
- the tsf gene encoding translation elongation factor Ts, producing MANISAAQVKELRERTGLGMMECKKALAETDGDIDLAIENLRKNSGLKAAKKADRAAAEGKLRIEVKDGVAFVVEVNSETDFAAGDANFSAFADTVLAKLVATKETDVAKLMEGELEEARMALVQKIGENITVRRPSVLEAPVLGAYLHSNGKVGCIVALTAGNEELAKDIAMHVTAANPRVVRAEDMPAEVVEKEKEIIKAQPDMAGKPDEIVEKMMVGRINKFLKENSLLDQPFVKNPEQTIAQLAKAAGAEVVSFLRLEVGEGIEVEKVDFAAEVAAQLKG from the coding sequence ATGGCAAATATTTCTGCTGCTCAGGTTAAAGAACTGCGCGAACGTACCGGTCTGGGCATGATGGAGTGCAAAAAAGCACTGGCTGAAACCGACGGTGATATCGATCTGGCGATTGAAAACCTGCGTAAAAACTCTGGTCTGAAAGCAGCTAAAAAAGCAGACCGTGCTGCTGCTGAAGGTAAACTGCGTATCGAAGTTAAAGATGGCGTTGCTTTCGTTGTTGAAGTTAACTCTGAAACTGACTTCGCTGCCGGCGATGCAAACTTCTCTGCTTTTGCTGACACTGTTCTGGCCAAACTGGTTGCTACCAAAGAAACTGACGTTGCCAAACTGATGGAAGGTGAGCTGGAAGAAGCCCGTATGGCTCTGGTTCAGAAAATCGGTGAAAACATCACTGTACGTCGTCCGTCTGTTCTGGAAGCTCCGGTTCTGGGTGCTTACCTGCACTCTAACGGTAAAGTGGGCTGTATCGTTGCCCTGACCGCTGGTAATGAAGAACTGGCTAAAGACATCGCAATGCATGTAACTGCTGCTAACCCACGTGTTGTGCGCGCAGAAGATATGCCAGCTGAAGTTGTTGAGAAAGAAAAAGAAATCATCAAGGCGCAGCCAGATATGGCTGGCAAGCCAGACGAAATCGTCGAAAAAATGATGGTTGGCCGTATCAACAAGTTCCTGAAAGAAAACAGCCTGCTGGATCAGCCGTTCGTTAAGAACCCAGAGCAGACCATCGCTCAGCTGGCTAAAGCAGCCGGTGCTGAAGTGGTTTCCTTCCTGCGTCTGGAAGTAGGTGAAGGTATCGAAGTTGAGAAAGTAGACTTCGCTGCTGAAGTTGCTGCACAGCTGAAAGGCTGA
- the rpsB gene encoding 30S ribosomal protein S2 yields MAQVSMRDLLKAGVHFGHQTRYWNPKMGKYIFGARNKIHIINLEHTVPALNDALKLVESMAARNNKVLFVGTKRAAGKIMKEQAERSGMPFVAHRWLGGMLTNYKTIRQSIKRLRDLEAQQNDGTFEQLTKKEALMRTREMEKLERSIGGIKEMGGLPDVLFVIDVDHERIAVQEANKLGIPVIGVVDTNSNPDGIDYVIPGNDDAIRAIQIYASAIADAVLEGKQQNGVAADEFVEVAEEAPAQEAAE; encoded by the coding sequence ATGGCACAAGTAAGCATGCGTGACCTGCTGAAAGCAGGCGTACACTTCGGTCACCAGACCCGTTACTGGAACCCGAAAATGGGCAAGTACATTTTCGGCGCCCGCAACAAAATTCATATCATCAACCTGGAGCACACCGTTCCTGCGCTGAACGACGCGCTGAAACTGGTTGAGTCTATGGCTGCCCGTAACAACAAAGTTCTGTTTGTTGGTACCAAGCGCGCTGCAGGTAAGATCATGAAAGAGCAGGCTGAGCGTTCCGGCATGCCTTTCGTCGCACACCGCTGGTTAGGCGGTATGCTGACCAACTACAAAACCATCCGTCAGTCTATCAAGCGTCTGCGTGACCTCGAAGCGCAACAAAACGATGGTACTTTCGAACAGCTGACCAAGAAAGAAGCTCTGATGCGTACCCGTGAAATGGAGAAGCTGGAGCGTTCTATCGGTGGTATCAAGGAAATGGGCGGTCTGCCGGACGTACTGTTCGTGATCGACGTTGACCATGAGCGTATCGCTGTTCAGGAAGCCAACAAGCTGGGTATCCCGGTTATTGGTGTGGTTGATACCAACTCTAACCCAGACGGTATCGATTACGTTATCCCAGGTAACGACGATGCTATCCGTGCTATCCAGATCTACGCTTCTGCAATCGCAGACGCCGTACTGGAAGGCAAGCAGCAAAATGGTGTGGCTGCAGACGAATTCGTCGAAGTAGCAGAAGAAGCGCCGGCACAGGAAGCAGCTGAGTAA
- the map gene encoding type I methionyl aminopeptidase: MSVIIKSAEDIEKMRVAGRLAAEVLEMIGPYVKPGISTGELDRICHDYIVNVQQAIPAPLNYRGFPKSICTSINQVICHGIPSDDKILKKGDIINIDITVIKDGYHGDTSKMFFVGEASPANQRLVEITQECLYLGIDLVKPGARLGDIGHVIQQHAESNHYSVVREYCGHGIGTVFHEEPQVLHYGRPGTGLELKAGMIFTIEPMINQGTRFNKLMKDGWTVVTKDRKPSAQWEHTILVTETGAEVLTRRQEETRFGQ; encoded by the coding sequence ATGAGTGTCATCATCAAGTCCGCCGAGGACATCGAGAAAATGCGCGTTGCCGGCCGTCTGGCTGCCGAAGTACTGGAAATGATCGGTCCTTATGTAAAGCCCGGCATTTCTACCGGCGAACTGGACCGCATCTGCCATGACTATATTGTGAATGTTCAGCAGGCAATCCCGGCTCCGCTTAACTATCGCGGTTTTCCCAAGTCGATCTGCACCTCAATCAATCAGGTGATCTGCCACGGCATTCCCAGCGATGACAAGATCCTGAAGAAAGGCGACATCATCAATATCGATATCACCGTGATCAAAGATGGTTACCACGGCGATACCAGCAAGATGTTCTTTGTTGGCGAAGCAAGCCCGGCCAACCAGCGTCTGGTGGAAATTACTCAGGAGTGTCTGTACCTGGGTATCGATCTGGTCAAACCCGGTGCCCGCCTGGGGGATATTGGCCATGTGATTCAGCAGCACGCCGAAAGCAACCACTATTCCGTCGTACGCGAGTACTGCGGACACGGCATTGGTACCGTCTTCCACGAAGAGCCACAGGTGCTGCATTACGGCCGTCCGGGCACGGGCCTGGAGCTGAAAGCCGGTATGATTTTCACCATTGAGCCAATGATCAATCAGGGCACCCGTTTTAATAAGCTGATGAAAGATGGCTGGACCGTGGTCACCAAAGACCGCAAGCCGTCTGCTCAGTGGGAGCACACCATTCTGGTAACGGAAACCGGCGCAGAAGTGCTGACCCGTCGTCAGGAAGAAACCCGGTTCGGACAATAA